The Quercus robur chromosome 7, dhQueRobu3.1, whole genome shotgun sequence genome has a segment encoding these proteins:
- the LOC126691715 gene encoding uncharacterized protein LOC126691715, which yields MSIPYLLNSRVCSVFLVFSVFLSCFPGLVLSADVTLRSMEINTTHDWFKTKPTVYFMCKDENMTVLPDVKEAHVLYNFKGQESWQPLTVFSSGKCKRCGFYEEDRLKSDDVFEEWEFCPSDFTLPDGKYIRVKDKEFSATFLCSECIPFAKAPNSASDSHVGEKRMHAALIILISVVVSTVFILGVVAAYKYWQKKKREQDQARFLKLFEDGDDLEDELGLGNVL from the exons ATGTCGATTCCGTATTTGTTGAATTCTAGGGTTTGTTCTGTATTTCTTGTCTTCTCAGTATTCCTCAGCTGTTTTCCAG GATTGGTGTTGTCGGCGGATGTTACATTGAGATCGATGGAGATAAACACAACCCACGACTGGTTCAAGACAAAACCAACGGTTTATTTCATGTGTAAAGACGAGAACATGACGGTGTTGCCGGATGTGAAGGAAGCCCATGTCTTGTATAATTTCAAGGGCCAAGAGTCTTGGCAG CCTCTGACAGTATTTTCAAGTGGAAAATGCAAGCGATGTGGATTTTATGAGGAGGATAGATTAAAATCAGATGACGTGTTTGAAGAGTGGGAGTTTTGTCCTAGTGATTTTACACTTCCTGATGGGAAATATATCCGAGTCAAGGACAAGGAATTTAGTGCTACTTTTTTGTGCTCGGAGTGCATTCCTTTTGCAAAAG CTCCCAATTCTGCATCTGACTCTCATGTAGGAGAAAAGCGAATGCATGCTGCTCTAATCATATTGATCAGCGTTGTGGTTTCAACTGTATTCATTCTCGGAGTGGTGGCTGCATATAAATACtggcaaaagaagaagagggaacAAGATCAGGCTCGGTTCCTGAAGTTATTTGAAGATGGGGATGACCTCGAGGATGAACTGGGCCTTGGCAATGTATTATGA
- the LOC126690783 gene encoding pathogenesis-related protein 1A — MGLVQIFLAIILSIFLLILGVSAQQQTENTQQIDSIAANKELRGHGSAENVHSITKHHDKGNGHHAMKKKHHSFSKQFLSAHNKIRKMYDEPPLRWNKKLARYARRWAVKRAFDCRMVHSYGPYGENLFWAKHDHWTPSEAVKSWVEEKKYYDPWKKACAQGHMCGHYTQVVWRETKRVGCARIKCKNGGLYVICVYDPPGNYVNESPFGNPPRIPEFALIPFP, encoded by the coding sequence atggggctaGTTCAAATCTTCCTCGCTATAATTCTCTCAATTTTCCTCCTCATTCTTGGCGTCTCAGCACAACAACAAACAGAAAATACCCAACAAATTGATTCCATTGCAGCGAACAAGGAACTACGTGGGCATGGCTCTGCTGAAAATGTTCATTCAATAACAAAGCACCATGACAAGGGCAATGGCCATCATGCAATGAAGAAAAAACACCACTCGTTTTCGAAGCAATTTCTCAGTGCCCACAACAAGATAAGGAAGATGTATGATGAGCCTCCATTGAGGTGGAACAAGAAACTTGCCCGCTATGCTCGCCGCTGGGCCGTGAAGCGTGCCTTCGATTGCAGGATGGTCCATTCGTACGGTCCTTACGGCGAAAACCTTTTCTGGGCTAAGCATGATCACTGGACACCATCTGAGGCGGTGAAATCGTGGGTGGAAGAGAAAAAGTACTATGATCCATGGAAAAAAGCGTGCGCTCAAGGACATATGTGTGGACATTACACGCAGGTTGTGTGGAGAGAGACAAAGCGTGTTGGGTGTGCACGCATCAAATGTAAGAATGGAGGTTTGTATGTGATTTGCGTGTATGATCCACCAGGGAATTACGTTAACGAGAGCCCCTTTGGCAATCCTCCGAGAATTCCCGAGTTTGCACTTATACCATTTCCATGA
- the LOC126691716 gene encoding protein ALUMINUM SENSITIVE 3 gives MDFEWMWDFLEGMLKPLAATMVVVMAVLLSYLQKLGLEREMIYSIARAFLQLSIIGFVLQFIFSQENSLWIILAYLFMVSVAGYTAGQRAKHVPRGKYVAGASILAGTAVTMFLLLVLNVFPFTPRYIIPVAGMMVGNAMTVTGVTMKRLRDDIRTQMNLVETALALGATPRQATLQQVKRALVIALSPVLDNAKTVGLISLPGAMTGLIMGGASPLEAIQLQIVVMNMLVGASTVSSIMSTYLCWPSFFTKTFQLETKVFTAE, from the exons ATGGATTTTGAATGGATGTGGGACTTTCTTGAGGGCATGTTGAAACCTTTGGCTGCGACCATGGTGGTGGTCATGGCGGTGCTGTTGTCTTATTTGCAAAAGTTGGGTTTGGAGAGGGAGATGATTTATTCAATTGCCAGGGCATTTCTTCAGCTTTCTATCATTGGGTTTGTTCTGCAATTCATTTTCAGTCAGGAAAATAGTTTGTGGATCATTCTGGCTTACCTCTTCATG GTCTCTGTTGCTGGTTATACGGCTGGTCAACGGGCTAAACATGTCCCTCGAGGGAAGTATGTTGCAGGAGCTTCCATCCTGGCTGGAACTGCAGTGACCATGTTCCTGCTGCTTGTGCTAAATGTATTTCCTTTCACTCCACGATACATCATCCCTGTTGCAGGTATGATGGTTGGGAATGCAATGACAGTAACTGGGGTAACCATGAAGAGACTCAGAGATGACATCAGAACACAAATGAACCTG GTGGAGACTGCATTGGCTCTTGGTGCAACTCCGCGTCAAGCAACACTTCAGCAAGTGAAAAGGGCTCTGGTTATTGCACTATCTCCAGTGTTGGACAATGCCAAAACTGTTGGTCTTATCTCACTTCCTGGTGCAATGACTGGACTTATAATGGGAGGAGCTTCCCCTCTGGAAGCCATTCAGCTACAGATTGTGGTAATGAACATGCTTGTAGGTGCATCAACAGTTAGCAGCATCATGTCTACTTACCTGTGCTGGCCTTCCTTCTTCACCAAAACTTTCCAGTTAGAAACAAAGGTCTTCACTGCCGAATGA